From Pseudorca crassidens isolate mPseCra1 chromosome 7, mPseCra1.hap1, whole genome shotgun sequence, a single genomic window includes:
- the ENTR1 gene encoding endosome-associated-trafficking regulator 1 isoform X3, which produces MAGYARRPGVAPLSRARSLVIPDAPAFYERRSCLPQLDCERPQARDLESHFFGIRPTFMCYVPSPVLASVGDTGEKLGDLEEANPFSFKEFLKSKNLGLSKEDTDSRIYSKEATRHSLGLGRSSPTSQAMGYGLEHQQPFFEDPTGAGDLLDEDEDEGWDGAYLPSAVEQTHSSRVAASTSPCSTYVSFFSNPSELVGPESLPPCMLSDSDSRVSPAGSPSTDFTVHGESLGDRHLRTLQISYEALKDENSKLRRKLTEVQSFSETQTEMVRTLERKLEAKMIKEESDYHDLESVVQQVEQNLERMTKRAVKAENHVLKLKQEISLLQVTRERGLNGSHIREFQKGHQRVSAGVSSPRPPAPPQMKHPDQNSLSFRAGPPGCAQQECRGHHYRAGSGTCTPDDRRGTRDGIRPVSFRRPATPQLGKGIIPLSPLPRVPCLVSVRWPFSCSPV; this is translated from the exons ATGGCGGGCTACGCGCGTCGCCCCGGCGTCGCCCCCCTGTCCCGGGCCCGGAGCCTCGTCATTCCGGACG CTCCCGCGTTCTATGAGCGCCGGTCTTGTCTCCCCCAGCTAGACTGTGAGCGGCCCCAAGCCAGGGACCTGGAGTCCCACTTCTTCGGCATTCGGCCGACGTTTATGTGCTATGTGCCCAGTCCGGTGCTAGCTTCCGTGGGAGACACAG GTGAGAAACTTGGAGATCTTGAAGAGGCAAATCCATTCTCCTTTAAAGAGTTTCTGAAAAGCAAGAACCTTGGCCTGTCGAAAGAGGATACTGACAGCAGAATTTATTCAAAG GAAGCCACGAGGCACTCGCTGGGACTCGGCCGcagctcccccacctcccaggccaTGGGGTATGGCCTGGAGCATCAGCAGCCGTTTTTCGAAGACCCGACGGGGGCTGGCGACCTCctggacgaggacgaggacgaagGGTGGGACGGGGCCTACCTGCCGTCTGCCGTGGAGCAGACCCACTCCTCCAGGGTTGCCGCCAGCACGTCGCCCTGCAGCACCTATGTCTCCTTTTTCTCCAACCCGTCGGAGCTGGTGGGGCCTGAGTCTCTGCCTCCGTGCATGCTGAGCGACTCCGACTCCCGCGTCTCCCCAGCCGGGAGCCCCAGCACCGACTTCACAGTCCACGGAGAGTCTCTGGGGGACAGGCACCTTCGGACGCTGCAGATAAGTTACGAAGCA ctgaaagatgaaaattctaagCTAAGAAGAAAGCTGACCGAGGTTCAGAGCTTCTCTGAAACTCAAACAGAAAT GGTGAGGACGCTCGAGCGGAAGTTAGAAGCGAAAATGATCAAGGAGGAGAGTGACTACCATGACCTGGAGTCGGTGGTGCAGCAGGTGGAGCAGAATCTGGAGCGCATGACC AAACGGGCAGTAAAGGCCGAAAATCACGTCCTAAAACTGAAACAGGAAATCAGCTTGCTCCAGGTAACTAGAGAGAGGGGCTTAAACGGTTCACATATTCGTGAATTCCAAAAAGGGCACCAAAGAGTCTCTGCTGGGGTTTCCTCCCCTCGCCCTCCCGCTCCCCCGCAGATGAAGCACCCAGATCAGAACAGCCTGAGCTTTCGTGCCGGGCCTCCTGGTTGTGCCCAACAGGAGTGTCGAGGGCATCACTATAGAGCGGGGAGTGGCACGTGCACACCAGACGACAGGCGAGGTACCAGGGACGGCATTAGGCCCGTGTCCTTTAGGAGGCCTGCTACCCCCCAGTTAGGAAAGGGCATCATCCCCTTGTCGCCTCTACCTAGGGTGCCTTGTCTGGTTTCAGTCAGATGGCCTTTTAGCTGCTCTCCTGTTTAG